DNA from Marinilabiliales bacterium:
ATGGCAAAATCGGGCATCAGCCTCTCAAACCGCGGATCACCCAGTACTGCCTCAGCACCTTTACCGTTCTCTTCCGAGGGTTGAAAAAGGACTACCACCTCTCCCTTTTCAGGTCTTTCAGAGGCAAAAAACTTTGCCACACCTGCAGCAACCGCCATATGTCCGTCATGCCCGCAGGCATGAGATACTCCGGTGTTAACAGACCTGTAATCAAAATTATTCATTTCGGTAACCGGTAAGGCATCAAGCTCAGCCCTGATGAGCAACCTCCTGCCATGACTGTCACCGCTGAACCTTGCTGCGACCCCGTAACCACCAATACCACAAACAATCTCATCAGGCTGCAACTCTTCCAGAAAGCGAATAATCCTTCGTGATGTGACCTTTTCATTACCTGACAATTCGGGATATTTATGCAGCTCTTTCCGTAAATTGACAATTAACTCCAGGTCTGATATTTCGGGCATAAATCGTTTAAGTGGGTAAATTACTTCTTTTTGGACAGCCTCATTTCCATGTACTTGTTGGTAAAGCCAAGCTTCTCGTACAGGAACCTTGCAGGATTATCATGCTCCACATGAAGCTTGACATCGCCTTCTGCAAGATCTATGGCTTTGATCATGAGTTCCTTGCCATACCCTTTCCCTCTGAACTTCTGGTCAACTGCAATATATACCAGTATGTTTTCGGGAATATATCCCTCCATACCTGTCTTGTTGATCACCACCACACCTACAATATCATCATCGACTTTACCCTGAAGCACAAAACCGCCCGGACCGGGAATCTCGCTCATCGCGTAGGCAGTGGCCCTGCCAATGGCCTCTTTGGTGTCGCGAAACTGGTCAAGATGTGTATGAAGAAAATCAATAATCTCTGTTCTCTCTCCGTCGCTAATCGGATTGGATGAATTGAAAATTTTGAATCGTAACATAGACTTTAATATTAGCTATTAATTTCTGCACGACAAAAATACGAAAAATCGGGGAGAGATGCAAATAATTCTATAACCACTGCGCCCGTATGGGGATGGCGGGGCCACGGCCGGTTGCAACCCTTTACTGCTATATATGTGATATATACGGGAGACACAACCGTGAAATACACGCATTCACAGATATAACCTTTCAATACAACGTTGCAAGAACAGGAATATATTAGTTTCTATAGAAACCATTTTAACGGATATCGCTTAGTTCTCTGTCATATAAACTATTACCCCGAAAACAGTGTTCCGAAGCATCAAATAGAAAAAGTATTGCCTTTCCGGGGAAGTTAACCCGGTAAATCAGTGCCGGCCTGCTGTTAACTTATATGCCGTAATATTTCGAGTATGCAATTTCCTGACCAGCATGATTATTTCTGTCCGGTAACTATCTCATCTTCGAAGGTAATGACCGGACTTGCATCTATGCTCTGGATATCAAGGTAGTCGATCAGCAGGTCAAGTGCATTGTTGATGGTTTGCGCATCGCCGGGTGACACAGTCCTCAGATTCTCCGACAGGCGCTCATGCAAAAGCGGGGGTATCGAATCAAGGAGGTCTGAGGACTTTGAAGTTAGCACAATTGTAGTTTTCCTTTTATCATCCTTTTTCGGAAGTCTTGCAATAAGTCCCCTGCTCTCCAACCGGTTAATTATACCGGTAACGGTGCTGGGATTAAGGTTGAGGAAACTGCATATATCCTTCTGGGTAGACCTGAAATCGGGAGAATTCCTGAGGAAGTTGAGACACAGCACCTGGGGGATGCTCACCCCGTGTTCCCTGAGTATCTTTTTGGATTCCAGATTAATGGAACGAACTATCTTCCTTATCTTGATCAGGATATCTGTATTATCCACTTCTTCCGTGCTTGGTTGCACCGGCTAAATTATATAGAATTCCGATAAAAGGAAAGCAAAATCAGATTTGCTTTCCTCTACCGGGTCCTGGCCAGATTCATAATATCAGTCAACAACACCGGCCAAAGTCAGGTGTTCTGGAAGACTGAACAGATAAAGACATGTCTGGTGCCCGGGCTTGATAATATGGGCGTCGTTATAAGGTGCATCAATATCGTAATCATTATCATTGATTATTGCGATGGTCCTTTCATCTATGATGGTAATCCCCTCCGGCTTATCAAGTTCAGGGTCATAACCGGCAGCTATCATGTCGAAGAGGTGGGTTTTAGCAACCACCCTGATACCGTGCTGCATTGCTCCCTGTGCATCATTTAGCTGCTCCGGGGTATAACCTCCATAATCTTCACCTTTCAAAGGAGTGGCCTTGCTTATGTCAATTCTGTAAACATCCATAAACTGTGAATTCCCACGGGTGGCATGCTCAATAACCAGGAATTCTGTATCATTTATTGCCACCATATCGGCGACTTTCCAGTCCCTTACCTTTACATTATCGCTGGCATCGGCATGCTCATATAAAAACATCCTGGTCCGGCCAGTACCCGGATCAAGTTCAAGCATCCGCACCAGTCTTGATTCTTCACTCACCTCAGGCCCCGGGAACCACATGGGCGACTGCAGTATTGCATACACAAGTCCTGACGGAGTTATGGCAACACTCTCAAATCCGCGGTTGGGCCTCCGGTACTTAAATACGGTATCAATTGTCCTGTAATATTCATTTACAGGCTCAGGCCCCCAGATGGCACGTGTGATCCCTGTACGGGCATCAACATTCCAAATAGAAGTTCTGTATTCGTCTGCTATCCAGAAATCATTATCATGCCCTATGGCAATACCTTCTGCGTCAATACCCCAGGTGTCTTCACCGGCAGGAGTTGCTTCAAGGTCCTTCCAGGCTATTTCACGGTTCATGTCAAGGCTGCCCGGAAAGGGAAGCCCTGTAACGGTCTCTCCGTCTGGTTTTCTAAGCGGCATTTCATCAATTATAAAGAACCTGTCACTCTCCAACCTTGCCCTGAATATTTTTGGGGCGTATCCAGGAAACGGGAAAATCTTCACATTCTCTCCATCCGCTAATGGATGAGCTGTAGCAACCAGATTGGGGCCCCTGTCGTTTACCAGATAAAACTCCAGGTCAGTGCCGGGAATATATGCAAGCCCGGAGATCCCGCCCTCAAATATCTCCATCTCATTGAAAACGCCTATCAGTGGAGGGTTATCAAGACAGAAGACCTGCATCCTGACAGGAGGAGTGCCGGCTGGGCCGGCATTCCTTGATCCGCAGGACTTTAAACTGACTGCAGTACAAATTATAGCTATGATCAATAATCTTTTCATACTCCCGGGAAATTTAATCAGGGCGCATAATAATCACGTACATTATGCCGGTTGCCTGCACCGTTGCTAAATCCACCAAGCGGGTAGCAACCAATATCTGCGCTCGGCGGAGGGACTGGATATGAAAGAGCTTTCGGCCCAACTTCTGTTATTGATGCAGTCGGGGTAAAGGCATCAGCGCTGCCGGCGCCCACAAGCGGTGACCCTTCCTGGAGCCTGAAATCCTGGTCTCCCACAAAATTCAGGTTGAGCGGCATTATCGACGAATTTTCATGAACATTCCGGTAATCAGCCTGATCAAACTGATCAGCAACATAATTCACAAACATCGGATCTATATTTTCAAGATTGTCGTTAACGATGTGCTCCCAGGGAAAATCGCCCCCGATAGTTCCGTTGGCAGGATAAAAGTTATCAAGGAGCGGACCTTCATTATCATCGAAAACTCCATGTCCGTAATAATGGGTATGTCCGATGAAGGTTTTGGTATAATCGGCGCTATTTACTACCCGCATACCATAACGGCAGTTGATTACCGCATTATTGTACCAGTAACCTCCGGCACCACTTTCAACATTCATCGATCCTCCGCGACCCGGAGCCACCCTGCGGTAACCCCCGCCTACAATAGTATTGTTATATACATCGATTATGCTCTGGGTAGGCAGTCCTCCCCCTGAGCCTGTTTTGGGACCGTTTGTGGCCTGACCAATTATCATATTGTAGGCAAAAACCCCAACCGTTCCGCTTTTGGCGTTGAGGGCCTCACCTTCAACTTCACCGTTGCCCTCAAACGTGTTCCTCAGGATTGCTATCTTGCCGCCTTCCGGCCTGATAGCATCATCGAGAAAATAACGAAACCAGCTATCCTCAATAATCAGGCGGGTATCTTCATCCTCGGTGTAGAACCCGTAAATGGTTTCCCCTTCATCAAAGACAGACGAAACCCCTCTCATGCGGCCACCGAAATATTCCATATGTGTCCACTTAATAACTATATCCCTGGCACCCACAAGACCAATGAATCCGCCGATATAACCCTGGTTCCAGTTTTCTTTCTTCCTGTTCTCGGATATGGTTGTTATCCAGTTGGGGTTCTGTTCAGTGCCCAGCGAATAGAAGCTGCCATAAATAATAAAAGAAAAGGCCTCATTACCATCTTCCCCTTTGGCACGGGATTCTATCCTTGAGCCTGCTTCCATAACAATCTCCATATCTTCAGGAACAATCAGATCTCCGGTAAGGTAGTAAGTCCTGCCGGACTTCAGCGTGCCGAACATCTCACCCGACAGCTCATTAGTTTCATCTGTTATTTCAACAGGCCCGGTCACTCCGTTCGGATCTCCGTTTTCGGGTTCATCATCTTCTTTGTCGCAGGCTGCAATAACTGCAACAATCGCAAGAATAAAAATGCTTATTTTCCAAATTTTCATAATAATTGATTTTAAATTATAAATAGTTATGATGATTATTATTGTCAGTTGATACTGTATCTTAACCCCAAAAGCACGGTGCGGTGGAAAAGGTCGCTTCTTGAGAGCACGCGGTGCGAATCGGGTTGCAGGTGTGGTTCTGCTGCAAATGCAGCTTCATTTGATGCAGGTATCTCCAGCTCAAAAGGAGTGTTAAGGATATTGTTGACCTTAAGATAGGCAATCAAACCCGGGATAATTCGCTGATCAAACGAGAAATCAAGCTGGGTGATGGCGCGTTGCCACTGATCATTGTCCTTGTATGCTGAGATATACGCGATCCTCCTGCCGGTATATACTGCCGCAATCTGGGCATCGGTTCCTGTCGTCTGGTTCTTGTACAGGACAGACAGGTTGCCCAGATGAGCAGACTGTCCCTGAAGAGGCCTGGTCTGGGGCTCAATCCGGCTTGCCAGGCTACCGTTAACATCCCGGTAATTGACAATCTTATCAGAGGTTATCCGGGAATTTGTAAAGGTGTAGTTACTCCTTATGCCAAAACGGTTAAAGTACTTTATAAAATCGATCTCAACTCCCATATTGGTTGCGGTGCCAAAATTCTGAGGTGTAAGAAAAAGCCGGTTGGCAAGATCCTCCCGTCTGACCACGGCAGTCTCTATAGGGTTTTCGATCTGCTTGGCAAACAGACCAACCATAAACTGATCAAGGGGATTTGGAAAATACTCGTACCGGAAATCCAGATTCCTCGCGTAAGCATGTTTCAGATCAGGATTTCCGGCCTCCCTGAACTGATCCTCTTCATAGAAATTGTATGGTATGATCTCAAAATAACCCTGCCGGCTGATAGATTCATAGTACGAAGTCCTGATATTCTGGGACGCATCAAGTTCATACTTAAGATGCAGATGTGGCAGCAATTCGGTATATTCGGTTGTACCAGTAGAACCGACAACACCTCCCGGTGCCTTTGTATCCCAATTCATTTCAGTCATTTCAAGGCGCATCCCGGTCATAACATTCAGTTTATCGAGAAGCCTGAAATCTACCATCGCGTATCCCGCAAGTACATTTTCAGATAGCTGATAATTCAGTGCATTCAAAGGTGACCCATTAATAGCCACCCTGAAAGTGTTTTCGGTTATATCACCCTGGTATAGCTGGTATGTGGGAGAGGTACCAAGCCTGTATCGGTCAAAATAATTCTCTCTCTCTTTATTCCTGAACATCCCACCGGTCTTGAAGGCAAAAGTTCGTCCGAACAAATCTGCATTATAAAGAATGTTCAGGTATGCAGCCAGATCGCGGTCAGAATTACCCATCCAGCGCCTGAAGAAACCGCGGTGGTTTGTATTGTCGTAAACCCAGTCGCCCTGTCTGAAAGTGCCGTCAGGTTGCAATCTTCTCTCAGATATGACCATAAACTCGGCCATGTCGGGATCCTCATATGTTGCCCTGGAATAAACAGCTGACCAGTCGACAGACAGTTGGTCTGTTATCCTGTGGGTCCCATGCAGGTTGTTTGTATTTATATTACTGATCCTTTGCCGCGTCCTAATCCATTTTTCAATTCTGCCGGTTCCGGGGCCTGAACGTGCAAGCTGCAAGGCTGTATCGACCATGACCCTTGTCTCTTCCTCGGCCAGTCTCATCAGTGAAGAATAGAAGCTGATGTAGTTGTCCTGATCAAGGCGGTAATCAAGTTTTGCATGTGCACCTGACCTGGTTTGCCGTGTTGATCTGTCAGCCGTAATGGCATTGTCAAGGACGGGCAAATTGGTTTCCCGGTCGGTTGAAAAATGGAAGAAATCACTTTCTGAGCCCCTGACTGTATTCTGGTGAGAAAAAGCGGCTAAAACCCCAAGTTGACTGCTGCTGCCAAATCGCCTGCCGGCAGATAACCCGTACACATGGTTCAATGGCATTGATGAATGAACCGTATGATTTGCGCTTTCGATGGGAAAATCTCCCTCCGTGCTCTGATAATCATCTCCATTATTCATGCGGGGTGATTTCTTGCTCACACTGCTCTTGTCGAATGATGCAAAATCCCTTTCAAGAAACAGGCTGTTCAATCCGCTACCCAGGTTTAAACTGAGCATCGGCGTTTCAGGTGCATCCTTGAGTTTCATATCAACCACCCCTCCAATTGCATCGGCCTCCATATCCGGAGTCAGCGATTTCGTAACTTCAAGCCGCTCCAGCAAGTCGGCAGGAAATATGTCAAGGGGAACATATCGATTATTGTTATCCGGGCTGGGTATTTTTATACCATTCACCAGCGTGTAGTTATACCTTTTGTCCATGCCGCGGACAATAGTATGCTGACCGTCACCGGTGGGGCTTCTTTCAAGGGCTACCCCTGATATGCGCTGTGCAACATTTGCAACTGTGATATCAGGTGAGAGCTCTATGGTACTCTGTGCTATTACATTCTTGACATTCGGGGCCAATCTTTCAGTGGCCCTTGCGCTTGTCTCAGTTCCGGCAATCCTTGTCCCGATAATAGATACACCAGCAATATCAAGGCTTGATATCTCAAGTTCGAAATCAACTCTCAGGTTGTTTTCAATAACTACCTCGATTGTCTGGGTTTCATATGATATAAAGGAGACCCGGACTGAATAATTACCTGCAGGTACGCCTCTTACCCTGTAACTGCCGTCAAGTCCGGCGATAGCATGAAGGTTGGTACCTTCAACAACTACTGTGGCACCAGTTAAAAGATCACCATTTCCTCTTTCAGAAACGGTACCGGAAAGAATATAACCCTGTGAACTGACATCAAATGAAGAAAATCCGAGAATACAAACCAGGAAAAGAACAGACTTTTTAAAAAACACCATCAACAAGCAGTTTTACATTCAGCAGTTAAAAATCTTTCTGCAAAACTACTTAGGGTAGGTTAAGAGGATGTTAGCTAAACATTAATAATTGTTTAAACCTGGCCTGTCTCACCTGAACACCACTATTTTCGGGCAATATGATGCCAGACAGTCTCTTTTTCCTACAGGTTGTCAACCAGCATCCGGAGTCCCCTCAGGTTGCGCTCAAGCACCTTTTCAATATCCTCACCCTCGGTATGCCCAAGTATGCCGACAGTGCCATTAAAACCTGAACGGGCCAGCACTTCCATCATTTCTGCTTCATGGTCGCCGCTTCCGATATCAAGGATCTTCGGGCCGTCCCTACTCATACCATTAAGATTGACCGTGTAAAGATACGGCAGCATAACATCAAGCATCCCGGAAAAATCATCAATATGGTGATGGGCATGGTGGAAGTTGTACACTATGCCGATACTGTCCCTTCCGGTTTGTTCTATTATCCGCACCTGGTTTTCAGGCTCCCCGAACCAGTCCATGTGATTATACAGCGCAACCCTGCAGCCATAGCCCCTGACCCGGTCGTGCACCTTCAGAACCGCCCGGGCAGCACGCGCGACTTTCTCTTCGTCTTCCAGTCCGTCAAAATAATCACTCCTGAAACTAACCCAGAAGTCGGTTTCAGCACCACTGTCCCTTACCGCATCGAATATGCGTTCCTGGTGCGGTAAAAACCCGTTTTCCACTTCATGGTCAATCCAGAACCATACTGCCGTCAGCTCAATGCCATAATTCCCAAGGGTCTCTATCTCTGCCGGCAGGGTTTCAATATGCTCCATCCGCCAGTCCCACGCCATCTTCTCAAAACCCAGTCGCTTAAGCATTTCAGCCCTTTCAACGGATGTTCTCTCAAGTGCGTCAAATGGAACTATGCACCATGCAACAAGGTTATCCATGGCAAATATATCGGCTTCCTGGCCTTCGTCTCCGGAATAGCTGCATGAAACCACCGGGAAGCACAGTAAAAGAAGCAGGTATCTCATACCCTGGGTCCGAAATGATATTATTGGCTTCATATTCTAATTTTTAAAATTCAATTACCTGAATACTCCCGACCCGCTAAAGAACCCTGCATTCCGGGTTTAAAACTCACTTGTACCGTTAATTGTAAAAACCGGCTGTGAAATTAACTTTCACAGCCGGCTCTGACTGACCGCGGCCAGAAGCCGCCGGTGAAACATTGTATTACCTGTAGTCTGCCTTTACATAGTCGGCGTTCAGCAGGTACTCAAGGCTGATCCTTACGCTCTCGATGGGCTCGTAGTTGTACTGTTCAACCTCTACGACGTGGTATCTCATACCTGCAAGTTCGGCATTCTCATATGCAGGCCTGAAGTCCATTGTACCGCTTGCTCCTATCTCTTCCCTGTCTTTGACATGGAACATGAGCCAACGGCCGGGGTATCTCCTGAAATAATCAACGGGGTCCTTGCCGCCCTCAGCTATCCAGTAAAGGTCAAGCTGAAAGAATACATATTCTGGATCGGTGTTCTCCAGCATATAATCCATTGCAACAACCCCCTCTACTTCTGAGAATTCAATCGCATGGTTGTGGAACCCGAACTTAACTCCCCTTTCGCTCGCCCTTCTGCCGATTTCGTTGAAATAGTCTACCCATTTCCGGAGATTCTCAAGGCTTTCAAAAGCTGAGCGGTCCATCGTGGGAGCTATCATATAGGAAATTCCTCCCCTGACATGGGCCTCAATGGCCTGATCCCACCATTCCATTGCTTCATCCCATCCATCTTCCTGCGGAAGCGGACGGTATACATGGGTGCTGAGATGTTTCATTCCGTTGGCCTCGACAAGTGCACCAAAATCTTCAGGAGACATACGGTAAAACTGGCCATTCTGATATCCGGCCGATTCAACAAAGCTGTATCCCATTTCGCCAAGCGCCTGGATAGTTCCTTCAGGATCTGCATTCATATCGCCCCGCACTGACCAGAGCTGTATCCCTATGAACTTCTCCTCGGCGGGAGC
Protein-coding regions in this window:
- a CDS encoding GNAT family N-acetyltransferase; translation: MLRFKIFNSSNPISDGERTEIIDFLHTHLDQFRDTKEAIGRATAYAMSEIPGPGGFVLQGKVDDDIVGVVVINKTGMEGYIPENILVYIAVDQKFRGKGYGKELMIKAIDLAEGDVKLHVEHDNPARFLYEKLGFTNKYMEMRLSKKK
- a CDS encoding MarR family transcriptional regulator is translated as MDNTDILIKIRKIVRSINLESKKILREHGVSIPQVLCLNFLRNSPDFRSTQKDICSFLNLNPSTVTGIINRLESRGLIARLPKKDDKRKTTIVLTSKSSDLLDSIPPLLHERLSENLRTVSPGDAQTINNALDLLIDYLDIQSIDASPVITFEDEIVTGQK
- a CDS encoding esterase-like activity of phytase family protein, whose translation is MKRLLIIAIICTAVSLKSCGSRNAGPAGTPPVRMQVFCLDNPPLIGVFNEMEIFEGGISGLAYIPGTDLEFYLVNDRGPNLVATAHPLADGENVKIFPFPGYAPKIFRARLESDRFFIIDEMPLRKPDGETVTGLPFPGSLDMNREIAWKDLEATPAGEDTWGIDAEGIAIGHDNDFWIADEYRTSIWNVDARTGITRAIWGPEPVNEYYRTIDTVFKYRRPNRGFESVAITPSGLVYAILQSPMWFPGPEVSEESRLVRMLELDPGTGRTRMFLYEHADASDNVKVRDWKVADMVAINDTEFLVIEHATRGNSQFMDVYRIDISKATPLKGEDYGGYTPEQLNDAQGAMQHGIRVVAKTHLFDMIAAGYDPELDKPEGITIIDERTIAIINDNDYDIDAPYNDAHIIKPGHQTCLYLFSLPEHLTLAGVVD
- a CDS encoding TonB-dependent receptor encodes the protein MVFFKKSVLFLVCILGFSSFDVSSQGYILSGTVSERGNGDLLTGATVVVEGTNLHAIAGLDGSYRVRGVPAGNYSVRVSFISYETQTIEVVIENNLRVDFELEISSLDIAGVSIIGTRIAGTETSARATERLAPNVKNVIAQSTIELSPDITVANVAQRISGVALERSPTGDGQHTIVRGMDKRYNYTLVNGIKIPSPDNNNRYVPLDIFPADLLERLEVTKSLTPDMEADAIGGVVDMKLKDAPETPMLSLNLGSGLNSLFLERDFASFDKSSVSKKSPRMNNGDDYQSTEGDFPIESANHTVHSSMPLNHVYGLSAGRRFGSSSQLGVLAAFSHQNTVRGSESDFFHFSTDRETNLPVLDNAITADRSTRQTRSGAHAKLDYRLDQDNYISFYSSLMRLAEEETRVMVDTALQLARSGPGTGRIEKWIRTRQRISNINTNNLHGTHRITDQLSVDWSAVYSRATYEDPDMAEFMVISERRLQPDGTFRQGDWVYDNTNHRGFFRRWMGNSDRDLAAYLNILYNADLFGRTFAFKTGGMFRNKERENYFDRYRLGTSPTYQLYQGDITENTFRVAINGSPLNALNYQLSENVLAGYAMVDFRLLDKLNVMTGMRLEMTEMNWDTKAPGGVVGSTGTTEYTELLPHLHLKYELDASQNIRTSYYESISRQGYFEIIPYNFYEEDQFREAGNPDLKHAYARNLDFRYEYFPNPLDQFMVGLFAKQIENPIETAVVRREDLANRLFLTPQNFGTATNMGVEIDFIKYFNRFGIRSNYTFTNSRITSDKIVNYRDVNGSLASRIEPQTRPLQGQSAHLGNLSVLYKNQTTGTDAQIAAVYTGRRIAYISAYKDNDQWQRAITQLDFSFDQRIIPGLIAYLKVNNILNTPFELEIPASNEAAFAAEPHLQPDSHRVLSRSDLFHRTVLLGLRYSIN
- a CDS encoding AP endonuclease; this translates as MKPIISFRTQGMRYLLLLLCFPVVSCSYSGDEGQEADIFAMDNLVAWCIVPFDALERTSVERAEMLKRLGFEKMAWDWRMEHIETLPAEIETLGNYGIELTAVWFWIDHEVENGFLPHQERIFDAVRDSGAETDFWVSFRSDYFDGLEDEEKVARAARAVLKVHDRVRGYGCRVALYNHMDWFGEPENQVRIIEQTGRDSIGIVYNFHHAHHHIDDFSGMLDVMLPYLYTVNLNGMSRDGPKILDIGSGDHEAEMMEVLARSGFNGTVGILGHTEGEDIEKVLERNLRGLRMLVDNL
- a CDS encoding sugar phosphate isomerase/epimerase — translated: MNHGYAVEGLKNVRSKWLYTGFFHKFTGCNIAEVTNLNILKTKNSIMKRITYLFGFILIACFMAAGMVSCEAPAEEKFIGIQLWSVRGDMNADPEGTIQALGEMGYSFVESAGYQNGQFYRMSPEDFGALVEANGMKHLSTHVYRPLPQEDGWDEAMEWWDQAIEAHVRGGISYMIAPTMDRSAFESLENLRKWVDYFNEIGRRASERGVKFGFHNHAIEFSEVEGVVAMDYMLENTDPEYVFFQLDLYWIAEGGKDPVDYFRRYPGRWLMFHVKDREEIGASGTMDFRPAYENAELAGMRYHVVEVEQYNYEPIESVRISLEYLLNADYVKADYR